The following are from one region of the Falco biarmicus isolate bFalBia1 chromosome 1, bFalBia1.pri, whole genome shotgun sequence genome:
- the GC gene encoding vitamin D-binding protein, with amino-acid sequence MGFPALLFGWRRETGSNMRAALSLMLLLAAVRAEHRGKAYVRDKVCQEFKALGKEDFRTLTIIANSRKFSNATFEEISHLVHEIVSLAETCCTEGADPSCYDDGSSALSAKSCSADSPFPSHPGTAGCCAHEGLEQKLCLAALRHPPQDLPRYLQPSNEEICQAFKKDPKDFADRFLHDYASSYSQAPLPVLLGSTKSFLSMVSTCCISQAPTACFLKEKLERKTISLLTLMSNRVCSRFTAYGKDKLTFSYLTSLAQKMPSASFEDIFPLAEDAAEVFSQCCDSVAEDCMQKKLSEHTAKVCSMLSAQDARFANCCKGKNLMQNYFCILALPPAPAHKVPDTQKPSNEQLCSEDGPRHVKRYLFELVQEYPSIPDAFFGKIYDASKKVRGECCSAKDSAACLDSKRQQMGEELPPFLEKTNQLCGQYNKLNFLDFKKRLRESLTQTMPEASPELLGQLVEQQADFASTCCPPNSPPLYCASKVSSELEAACKGGSCLLGSAP; translated from the exons ATGGGtttcccagcactgcttttcGGCTGGAGGAGGGAAACCGGCTCCAACATGAGGGCAGCTCTCTCCCTGATGCTGCTTTTAGCCGCTGTGCGTGCCGAGCACCGAG GTAAAGCTTACGTCCGGGACAAAGTCTGCCAAGAGTTCAAGGCCCTGGGGAAGGAGGATTTCCGAACGCT gacCATTATTGCCAATAGCAGGAAATTCTCCAATGCCACCTTCGAGGAGATCAGCCACCTCGTCCACGAAATCGTCTCCCTGGCTGAAACTTGCTGCACTGAAGGTGCTGACCCCTCCTGCTACGATGACGGG TCCTCAGCTCTGTCAGCCAAATCCTGCAGCGCAGACTCGCCCTTCCCGTCTCACCCTGGCACGGCTGGCTGCTGCGCCcatgaggggctggagcagaagCTGTGCCTGGCCGCCCTGCGGCACCCACCCCAGGACCTGCCCCGCTACCTCCAGCCCTCCAACGAAGAGATCTGCCAGGCCTTCAAGAAGGACCCTAAGGACTTTGCAGACAG GTTTCTCCACGACTACGCCAGCAGCTACAGCCAAGCGCCCCTGCCCGTGCTCCTGGGCTCCACCAAGTCCTTCCTCTCCATGGTTTCCACCTGCTGCATCTCCCAGGCACCCACTGCCTGCTTCCTGAAGGAG aaactggaaaggaaaaccatCTCCCTCCTCACCCTGATGTCAAACCGGGTTTGCTCCCGCTTCACGGCGTACGGGAAGGACAAACTCACCTTCAG CTACCTCACCTCGCTTGCTCAGAAGATGCCCAGTGCTTCCTTCGAGGACATTTTCCCCCTGGCAGAAGATGCTGCTGAGGTGTTTTCCCAGTGCTGTGACTCGGTGGCTGAGGACTGCATGCAAAAGAAG TTATCGGAGCACACAGCCAAAGTCTGCAGCATGCTGTCGGCCCAAGACGCAAGGTTTGCCAACTGCTGCAAGGGGAAAAACCTCATGCAAAACTATTTCTGCATCTTGGCCTTGCCACCGGCGCCTGCCCACAAAGTGCCAGACACGCAGAAGCCGTCGAACgagcagctgtgcagtgagGATGGGCCTCGCCATGTCAAGAG GTACCTGTTCGAGCTGGTGCAGGAGTATCCCAGCATCCCCGATGCCTTCTTCGGCAAGATATATGATGCCTCCAAAAAAGTCAGGGGGGAGTGCTGCTCTGCCAAGGACTCCGCTGCCTGCCTGGACAGCAAG CGCCAGCAGATGGGAGAAGAGCTGCCCCCCTTCCTGGAAAAGACCAACCAGCTCTGCGGGCAGTACAACAAGTTAAATTTCCTTGATTTCAAGAAGAG GCTGCGGGAAAGCCTGACACAGACGATGCCAGAGGCCAGCCCCGAGCTGCTGGGTCAGCTGGTGGAGCAGCAAGCCGACTTTGCCTCCACCTGCTGCCCCCCCAACTCACCCCCTCTCTACTGTGCCTCCAAG GTGAGCTCGGAGCTGGAAGCAGCATGCAAGGggggctcctgcctgctgggctctgcacccTGA